CGAAATCGGCGTCGAACGGCCCGTTTTGGTCGGGACGTCGATGGGCGGCGGAATCGCCGTCGGCTACACCTTAGAACACGCGGCGTCAGTCTCCGCGCTGGTCGCAATCGACAGTTACGGACTCGGCGGGTCGGTTCCCGGCGGCGTGTTGGGCGCGCTCTTTCCGCGGATTCCGTACCTCGGCGACCTCTCGTGGCGGGCCATCGCGCGGAGTCGAACGGTCGCGTACTTCTCGGTTCGGGCGGTGGTCTCCTACGGCAACGTCTCGCCGGGACTGGTAGACGAGGTGTTCGCGGAGGCGAAGCGAACCGACGGCGACGCGTGGCGGCGCTTCCAACGGGCCGAAGTCGGCTTCCGCGGCCTGAAGACGAACTACGTGGACCGACTGCCCGACGTGTCGGTGCCGTCGCTTTTCGTCCACGGCGAGGACGACAGGCTGGTCCCGCAGTCGTGGTCCGTCCGCGCGGGGGCTCTCGTCCCCGACGCGGAGGTGCGCATCCTGCCGAACTGCGGTCACTGGCCGCCGCGAGAGCAACCGAACCGCGTGAACGCGTTGATTCGACTGTTCGTTCAGTCGAACATGCCCGTGGACATGTAGCGCTCTCCGCTGTCCCAGAAGACGGTGACGACGAGGGGGCAGTCCTCGTCTGGAAGCGACTCCGCGGACGCGTCGGCCGGACCCTCCGTCACGACGTAGCCGTCCGCGTCGCTCTCGCGGTCCGTCGCCGGGTCCGCGAGTCGGTCGGCCACGCGGCGCGCGGCGAGGTTCGACGCGCCCGACGACTGCCCGACGAGGATGCCCTCCTCGCGGGCGAGGCGGCGACACTCTTCTTCGGCGGCACCGAGAGAGACGACTTCTATCTCGTCTACGATGTCCCTGTCGAGGTTCGGACTGACGAACCCCGGCCCCATCCCCTGGAAGTCGTCGGGCCCCGATTTCCCGGTCGAGA
This genomic window from Halopelagius inordinatus contains:
- a CDS encoding alpha/beta fold hydrolase, which produces MAVPYGAESRDVELDGLHLRYLVAGDSADPVVVLLHGGGLDSASLSWRELIPALAKDFRVVAPDFPGYGESDPPERTPTTDYYVRVLERFLPEIGVERPVLVGTSMGGGIAVGYTLEHAASVSALVAIDSYGLGGSVPGGVLGALFPRIPYLGDLSWRAIARSRTVAYFSVRAVVSYGNVSPGLVDEVFAEAKRTDGDAWRRFQRAEVGFRGLKTNYVDRLPDVSVPSLFVHGEDDRLVPQSWSVRAGALVPDAEVRILPNCGHWPPREQPNRVNALIRLFVQSNMPVDM